From the Cryptomeria japonica chromosome 2, Sugi_1.0, whole genome shotgun sequence genome, one window contains:
- the LOC131036869 gene encoding long-chain-alcohol oxidase FAO4A → MMSMDHSHERTNFGGLGAVNPPSHYILGLYLVAFESKNLKKIMEMGSYGEKIAPSGAEPFQNDMKESAMDAHSLLRGGRPSYENKKYSEAQMEALTALCDTLFPSLDHHAVSNSDEEDALKSFYGTSASQAGVPVHLAGYMSERLAHACLGLLSLALWLLSTWYGTFILCGRLSLSCHFPYFQKFSQVGQHSREEIMLSWSHSSFHLSRRLFKAIKFLCCLTFYTKVDEKNENPSWKAMGYCGPDPELRSQRRKEATKSPLHDKVIDLQDVAETSIANTLRMAGCEVTEGSSGKGKKKEKSITIKCDVVVVGSGSGGGVVAGVLSKAGHKVIVVEKGKYFARNDLSLLEGPSLDQMYEGGGLLATDDLGIVLLAGSTMGGGSSVNWSASIRTPAHVISEWSDELKLPLFSCTQFSEATSAVCERMGVKEEVCSEGLANKMLRKGCAHLNNDVLDVPRNGDPEHRCGWCCFGCKDGTKQGTQETWLVDAVNHGAVILSSCKAERIIITKAAAAGVVIEAGNRGFHMEVQSRVTVVSCGVLCSPVLLKKSGMKNPNIGRNLHLHPSLMAWGVFPEGSEKSYEGPIITAMHPVGDPSGYGVIIETPSLHPGLFSVNMPWISALDMKERMLRFSRTCHLFALARDKGSGTVNLQGHLTYRLSSQDEKNLNKGIEKALRILVAAGAQEIGTHHCKGERLKIPGSSAEEIERFIKNVSWRRLKDLSTPLSSAHQMGSCRMGADERVSAVDWKGESWEVKGLFVADASVLPTALGVNPMVTVQSIAYCIANFVHQSLKTEPH, encoded by the exons ATGATGAGCATGGATCACTCTCATGAACGGACAAATTTTGGTGGTTTAGGTGCCGTTAATCCTCCCTCTCATTATATTTTGGGTTTATACTTGGTTGCATTTGAAAGTAAGAATTTGAAGAAAATAATGGAAATGGGTTCATACGGTGAAAAAATTGCTCCCAGTGGAGCTGAACCATTTCAGAACGATATGAAGGAATCGGCCATGGATGCCCATTCTCTGCTGAGAGGTGGCAGGCCAAGTTATGAGAATAAAAAGTATTCAGAAGCCCAGATGGAGGCTTTGACAGCTTTGTGTGATACCTTGTTTCCTTCTCTGGATCACCATGCAGTTTCAAACAGTGATGAGGAGGATGCACTTAAATCTTTCTATGGCACCTCGGCTTCCCAAGCTGGAGTACCAGTACAT TTAGCAGGATATATGTCTGAGCGCTTGGCACACGCTTGTTTGGGATTGCTGAGCCTAGCATTGTGGCTCCTTTCAACATGGTACGGGACATTTATATTGTGTGGGAGATTATCTCTATCCTGCCATTTTCCCTATTTCCAAAAGTTTTCCCAGGTTGGACAGCATTCAAGGGAGGAAATTATGCTTTCTTGGTCACACAGCTCCTTCCATCTCTCTCGTCGACTATTTAAGGCCATCAAATTCTTATGCTGCCTTACATTCTACACAAAG GTGGACGAGAAGAATGAAAACCCTTCCTGGAAAGCAATGGGTTACTGTGGACCAGATCCTGAGCTGCGATCCCAAAGAAGAAAGGAAGCCACGAAAAGCCCATTGCATGACAAGGTCATTGACTTGCAAGATGTTGCAGAAACTAGCATAGCCAACACTCTGCGCATGGCTGGTTGTGAGGTTACAGAGGGGAGTTccggaaaaggaaagaagaaagagAAATCGATTACTATAAAATGTGACGTGGTAGTAGTTGGGTCTGGCAGTGGAGGAGGAGTAGTTGCAGGGGTGCTTTCAAAGGCCGGTCACAAAGTGATAGTGGTGGAAAAAGGCAAATACTTTGCAAGGAATGATCTGTCCTTACTGGAAGGGCCTTCGTTGGATCAGATGTATGAGGGGGGCGGGCTCTTGGCCACGGACGACCTCGGGATAGTCCTTCTGGCAGGATCCACCATGGGCGGAGGGTCCTCCGTCAACTGGTCTGCCTCAATCCGCACGCCTGCTCATGTAATTTCCGAGTGGAGTGACGAACTCAAGCTCCCTCTTTTTTCCTGCACACAGTTTTCTGAAGCCACGAGCGCTGTTTGCGAGAGAATGGGCGTGAAGGAGGAAGTGTGCAGTGAAGGGCTGGCCAACAAGATGCTGAGAAAGGGGTGCGCGCACCTCAACAACGACGTGCTCGACGTTCCGCGCAATGGTGATCCAGAGCATCGGTGCGGCTGGTGCTGCTTCGGCTGCAAAGACGGAACGAAACAGGGCACGCAGGAGACGTGGCTCGTCGATGCTGTCAATCACGGGGCTGTTATTCTGTCATCATGCAAAGCCGAGCGAATCATCATCACAAAGGCGGCGGCCGCAGGAGTAGTGATCGAGGCAGGAAACAGGGGATTCCATATGGAGGTGCAGTCGAGAGTCACGGTTGTTTCCTGCGGAGTTCTGTGCAGCCCTGTTCTGCTTAAAAAGAGTGGAATGAAAAATCCCAACATTGGGCGCAATCTCCACCTTCATCCCTCCCTGATGGCGTGGGGGGTTTTCCCCGAGGGCAGTGAAAAGAGCTACGAGGGCCCCATTATTACTGCAATGCATCCAGTGGGTGACCCATCTGGGTACGGAGTCATCATCGAAACCCCTTCGCTGCACCCGGGCTTGTTTTCAGTCAATATGCCGTGGATATCCGCTCTCGACATGAAAGAACGAATGTTGAGATTCTCCAGAACTTGTCATCTTTTCGCCTTGGCCAGAGACAAAGGCTCCGGCACAGTCAATCTGCAGGGTCACTTAACATACAGATTGAGCTCCCAGGATGAAAAAAATCTGAACAAAGGAATCGAAAAGGCCCTCAGGATTCTCGTCGCTGCGGGCGCACAGGAAATCGGAACTCATCATTGCAAGGGCGAGCGTTTGAAGATCCCCGGTTCGAGTGCAGAGGAGATTGAGAGGTTTATTAAGAATGTGAGCTGGAGGCGATTGAAGGACTTGTCGACTCCTCTGAGCTCTGCGCACCAGATGGGTAGTTGCAGAATGGGGGCGGATGAGCGTGTTTCGGCGGTGGACTGGAAAGGTGAGTCGTGGGAAGTGAAGGGATTGTTTGTAGCGGACGCAAGCGTACTGCCCACTGCTCTTGGCGTTAATCCAATGGTTACTGTTCAGTCTATTGCTTACTGCATTGCCAACTTTGTTCACCAATCTCTCAAAACCGAGCCACATTAA